A region of Anguilla rostrata isolate EN2019 chromosome 10, ASM1855537v3, whole genome shotgun sequence DNA encodes the following proteins:
- the LOC135264535 gene encoding uncharacterized protein LOC135264535 — protein sequence MLEGDGPGRRFISVADLEEEEFLQRLPSSPPPAERCRSSTPPGPVSLRCLAGAVLERSACPHPLSPPPLNEAPPPAPAEPVVTVSPPAGSQVPVTSALPAVLQAVKAVLEPQGAAVTLSDRWEPGQQGALSRNKVPTGLLEMNAWLASLQSIADRMEREIDETKKLITAIEMLDPAVDPAPNDVCEVINAGITQEEPRQLAAPTQLCPTRSTH from the exons ATGCTGGAGGGG GACGGGCCGGGCAGACGCTTCATAAGCGTGGCTGatctggaggaagaggagtttCTGCAGCGCCTGCCTTCCTCCCCGCCGCCTGCCGAGCGCTGCCGATCCTCCACGCCGCCGGGGCCCGTGTCGCTTCGCTGCCTCGCGGGCGCGGTCCTCGAGCGTTCCGCCTGCCCACATCCACTttccccgccccctctgaatgaggctcctccccctgcgcCTGCAG AACCGGTGGTGACAGtatcgccccctgcaggttcaCAGGTGCCGGTGACGTCCGCGCTCCCTGCAGTTTTGCAGGCGGTAAAAGCGGTGCTGGAGCCCCAGGGGGCTGCAGTGACCCTCAGTGACAGATGGGAgccaggccagcagggggcgctgtccaGGAACAAAGTCCCTACTGGGCTGCTGGAGATGAACGCCTGGCTAGCCTCTCTCCAGAGCATCGCTGACCGGATGGAGAGGGAGATCGACGAGACCAAGAAG CTGATCACCGCCATAGAGATGCTGGACCCCGCGGTCGACCCCGCGCCTAACGATGTCTGTGAGGTCATCAATGCAGGGATCACACAGGAAG agcccAGGCAGCTTGCTGCTCCCACCCAACTCTGCCCAACCCGGTCAACCCACTGA